One Amia ocellicauda isolate fAmiCal2 chromosome 13, fAmiCal2.hap1, whole genome shotgun sequence genomic window, TTACCTTCTGTTTTAGGAGCTCTTTCCGGGGATGGTTTCATAAGCGTCTCGGCTTTCTGAGTCATCGTGACTTCGTAGTTCTCCCGGTTTTTACTGCGTAGCTGCTCGTACATGATCGATTTCTTTTTAGGCTTCTCTTCGTCCAAGTACACTAGCGGAGCTGAGAAGAGAGATCATACCCAACACTGGTTAACTCCGCTTTCCGTATACCCCAACAATCTGTTTAATAAGTAAATggaaaaatactaaaaaaaaagtaGTGTACTGCAACCACACTGAAATGATTATCAACTACATATCAAAACGTTTCTTCGGATTAGTGGTGTAATTGACAGAAATGGTAAATCTCAAGAGGATGTAATATGAAGAACATTTAGCACTGGTGACAGTTTTTCCAACACATTTCTTGGCAAGTGATTCTGTAAAgtgtatttatgtttaataAGATGTTTACACACTGGCTTTTCATTTCCTGCTGCTTGACTTCCTCTATCTATATTTCTGGCCAGTGATTACACAGATAGAAGTAAATGTAGCTACCTTGTGTACCAAGTTCCTCCACCCCCGAGGGCGCAGACTCACTCATGGTTGAGCTGAATGGGGGGGGCTCGTATGACGACTCTGGAAGTGAGGAACTGAAATCGGGAGAGTAGGAGTCGGCCGGGCTGTGGGAACTCTGGGGGAGGGTGTACTCTGACTCCAACTCCATTCGGGTCTCCTCTGCCTGGTTTGGTCTCTGAGCTCTAAATTGGACACGACAACACATGAACCTCAACAGAGAGTCTACTGCACGTGATTTTTGTAATTACCAGCAACAcgtaaataaaaaatgcaaacaatgaGTTAGAAAAAGTTCATATAATTCAACTCTGATCAGCTGATTGCTGATTGCTTTCCTGTTTTCAGATTTCTGTATTATAATATGACTGTCTTCATATATCTAATGTGTTTGACTAGGTAACAGCAGAAACATTGAAGTGAAAGAGTTTGTAGATATTTCTAGATGTCTATACTAGAGAAAAAACAGGCAGAGAGAGTTTAATTTAAAGCAGAAACCCGGCACTGACTGAGGAGGCAGGCTGCGGTGCCGAAGTACTTCTCCCAGCGGGGAATTGTCCAGGCTCTTAAACTTCTCCTGACATGTTCTCATGTAGGACATCTTTCCGGCCAGGAACCCACAAACACCAGCAACTGGGAACATATCAATAGACTTAACACAACAAGAGCATATCATCCACCAAGACATCTGTCAGCTTGTGAGCAAAAAAACAGGATCCTCATTTGAAAATCAAGGTCCATTCAAATACATTACAAAGTATATAATAGCAGATTCAGAAATGAGATGCACAACGGCAAAACAATACTAACCAATTTGATCTTGTTTGATTGTAAATCATAATTAATATTACTCACTCATTACTTTGGGCATAGGTCCAAACCGTGGCGAGGAGGTAAGTATTCcttgaaaaatataaagaatAGCATTTTAGGAAAAAAAGAATGGAAGGAACTGCAAtgctaacatttttttttattaatttgtgacTCACCTCTGGAGATGAGCACCCGTGTGACCACCATTCCTATAGCGGAAAAAGGCAGAGCTGAGGAACAACAGAGTGGTCATAATGGTAAATAATAACACCTCAAATCTtgcagaaaatgaaaacagatttTCAACATTAGAATGATAGGGGTTTTTAAGTCATTATGTTTGACCTTGTTAGATCTTTTATACTGGGACGTgtgaatattgtattttgtactgatggTATTTACTGCAAATTGTAACGCTTGGCAAAATTATTATTGTGAGACTGTAAGTCACCTGGGTAAGAGTGTCtgttaataaagaaataatataaGAATAATGTAACTTCTCTGTGGTTTCACATTCCACACTGACAAGCATGTTAAATATACTCAATAAGAATGGCCTCTTTGGTGAGCACAGTTaaataaaggaaaattaaaattatacgAGCATATCACAGTTTTTCAATTACTTTTCATAcataccaaaaataaattatagagATAGGtaggtagaaaaaaaaacaccttacaTCTATAGTACAAGCTCTCTTTGTTACATTCTTTGAAGACCCTTCTCTCCTCCTCAGTAGGAATGTAAGACACGCCCAGAGGATTCTGCTTAAGACatcaaacacacattttataaaTCACTTTAAATGGCCCATCTCTGACCATCAAACGACCCTCGACCCTTTCATGGCATTTCGATTGCTGGTTTATAGGATTTCTAGTATACAGGACAAGAAAGACAGCCTAGTAGTATTCATGTAGTAGTACTACTCTTCTGCATATTTTGGAATCCATACGTTGTAACAAATACACGCGTTTCAATATTAACACGTCACTCACACATAATTAAGGCCTCGCAGGAAATCATATTAATCACCAAAACATTCTAGAATTCCATCACCGTTACAACACGTGCTTAAAAAAGCGTCGTCAAAAATACTCTTTCgtgaatgcaaattaaaaaaaaggcatTAACACAAGATACGGCCTACTACAATTCACACATTCAACACAAAAACATGCAGCAACGTTGCCTTGATGCTTGTCCAAGACAAAAAACTACAACTTCGGATTGCTGCTGTCAATAATGAGTCAGAACAAACACAGATCAAGAAACACAATTATATAAGAATACGACATCTGAGGTCGTATGAAATGATATTTACATTGACAAGGGGGATTAAATACTTAAGCCCACTTTCAAGTAAAAGGGACTTAAGTATAAGACCATGAAGGTCACACGTCAGGGTAAAATCACTCCATTAGGTGGGATTActtgtttttccatttattaaaaaaaaatcaagaccaAAGCATAGGATGGGAGATATTCTACTTAGGACTTTCGAAATCCCACACCTAAAATCGACGAGATCTTAATGTGGCAGTGACGTTTTTGCCTTGTTTTGCAAGATGCCAATGCAATGCACGGGTAAGTAAAGTTTAGTTTGCCTGGTTTGCACTACCTGAGGGGATCCCCCATGCTGCTGTCGGGAGCCTGTTAACCCTGCAGAAGCCTGAGACATGATAACTGAAGCTCAACCGCTGTCCACCTCCACAACCCACACACCCGAGCTCTAGCCTGGGCTCCACACACTCAGCCAGGCGACAGCCCGGCACCGCGCACTCCTCTGCCGACCTCCAGAGGAACCCGGAACAACACGGTTGACCCGGAAGTTGTTCCCCCTGAAACAGGAAGTCACTTTGTAATTTTAGCGGAAAGGTCGAAAAGTGCTCTCCATTCTTTCATTCCCATTTGACTGTATTGTGTAATCATGTTGGGGCAGCGGATAGGGGTTTCGCTTATGCGGAAAGTTAGACGACTGCGCTTTACTTAGCTGTAACCTTTTCCAAATCGTTATCTTTTGCATCCTATATTGATTTAGTACATGTACATTGATACATCTATACACAACAAAATATTCCACTGCAGATGTAGACACAAGCTTCGGTTGCCTTTATGAAATAGCTCAGTATCTTTGTGCTGGCCGTAAACCAGTGCATGCGAATTTCTGTTGTATACGCAAGAACAGACATTAAAACTAGGGGAAGGACCTTTAAACTTCCACAGACAAACACGGACAGACCAATCAGCCCTGTGAATCTCTGTCGTTTCACAACCGCGGCCCAATCGCCGAGCTCGTTCTCGCCAACTTCCCGGATGATTGATGGCGCTTGAGCGAATAGGAAACCACATTGTAAAAGAGGGCGTTCCATACGCGCCAATCGGAGCGCAGGAGAGGCGGGCCACAACGCCAAAGCGCATTGACAGGTTTCCCCACCAATCACGGAGGCCGCCCGTCAATACCGTTAAGTCCGCCTCCTCCAATCCGGCGAACGTGGAGGCGGGCCGTTTCGGAGCCGTCGCGTtttcggtgttaaaaaaaagaaaaagaacattcTAAAATaacgaagagagagagagaggggaaaaaa contains:
- the ociad1 gene encoding OCIA domain-containing protein 1 isoform X3 is translated as MSQASAGLTGSRQQHGGSPQQNPLGVSYIPTEEERRVFKECNKESLYYRSLPFSAIGMVVTRVLISRGILTSSPRFGPMPKVMIAGVCGFLAGKMSYMRTCQEKFKSLDNSPLGEVLRHRSLPPQAQRPNQAEETRMELESEYTLPQSSHSPADSYSPDFSSSLPESSYEPPPFSSTMTPLVYLDEEKPKKKSIMYEQLRSKNRENYEVTMTQKAETLMKPSPERAPKTEVKKNIYGDTWEE
- the ociad1 gene encoding OCIA domain-containing protein 1 isoform X1 is translated as MSQASAGLTGSRQQHGGSPQQNPLGVSYIPTEEERRVFKECNKESLYYRSLPFSAIGMVVTRVLISRGILTSSPRFGPMPKVMIAGVCGFLAGKMSYMRTCQEKFKSLDNSPLGEVLRHRSLPPQAQRPNQAEETRMELESEYTLPQSSHSPADSYSPDFSSSLPESSYEPPPFSSTMSESAPSGVEELGTQAPLVYLDEEKPKKKSIMYEQLRSKNRENYEVTMTQKAETLMKPSPERAPKTEVKKNIYGDTWEE
- the ociad1 gene encoding OCIA domain-containing protein 1 isoform X2, which gives rise to MSQASAGLTGSRQQHGGSPQNPLGVSYIPTEEERRVFKECNKESLYYRSLPFSAIGMVVTRVLISRGILTSSPRFGPMPKVMIAGVCGFLAGKMSYMRTCQEKFKSLDNSPLGEVLRHRSLPPQAQRPNQAEETRMELESEYTLPQSSHSPADSYSPDFSSSLPESSYEPPPFSSTMSESAPSGVEELGTQAPLVYLDEEKPKKKSIMYEQLRSKNRENYEVTMTQKAETLMKPSPERAPKTEVKKNIYGDTWEE